In Candidatus Aramenus sp. CH1, the following proteins share a genomic window:
- a CDS encoding APC family permease, with protein MSKAREVSRQEPKRTITFRDIVFLSLGGQSPFLSVLTYGVVAFVIAGPFGPVAIILGTLLVLVNGLVVYKLSTRFTESGGYYTYAFYSLTKRLGFETGWVYLVYSTLYGAAYVLGSSYVVSHVLPVSPWLVALLIFGVSSVFAVLGIKPTAKYAVVASLIEISIMGVLAVLFLRSTNFTFYNPFSFHIPISQLTLAILFGSSIPTGYGSITPLSGEVKDPKKTVPLAIITVILLGGLLASFDVYAISDHLIFYHISANNVDFLRLIEDRLGIITLIFVLFAAANDGILATLSFMLATSRTAYSMAVKGFLPESLAKFEPSRGPLNAVLLTALLYGISVFLGLDLASGNAFLAFEAIGEIAVLSNLFVHLASDFSLLKISTKRFRKRLPEISLSVGAAAFTIYNLVYSISGSTPSLVYAFMTFIIMGFLAAEVIYMSKEEQEES; from the coding sequence ATGAGTAAGGCTAGGGAGGTTTCTCGCCAAGAACCCAAGAGGACAATAACCTTTAGGGACATAGTTTTCCTTTCTTTGGGGGGCCAGTCCCCTTTCCTAAGCGTGCTCACCTATGGCGTGGTGGCCTTCGTTATAGCCGGTCCCTTTGGTCCAGTAGCGATTATCCTGGGGACGTTATTGGTGTTAGTTAACGGGCTAGTGGTCTATAAGCTCTCAACGAGGTTCACCGAGTCCGGAGGGTACTACACGTACGCGTTCTACTCCCTTACGAAGAGACTTGGCTTCGAGACAGGCTGGGTCTACCTCGTCTACTCTACTCTTTACGGTGCGGCGTATGTGCTGGGCTCAAGCTACGTGGTTTCCCACGTCCTGCCAGTGAGCCCTTGGCTCGTGGCACTACTCATATTTGGAGTCTCGTCCGTCTTTGCGGTTCTGGGAATTAAGCCCACTGCGAAGTACGCGGTGGTAGCTAGCTTAATAGAGATCTCCATTATGGGCGTCCTGGCTGTGCTTTTCTTAAGGTCTACCAACTTCACCTTTTACAACCCCTTCAGCTTCCACATCCCAATATCGCAGTTGACGTTGGCGATACTCTTCGGCTCAAGCATACCTACAGGCTACGGGTCAATAACCCCTCTCTCCGGAGAAGTAAAGGACCCAAAGAAGACAGTGCCTTTAGCCATAATTACCGTTATCCTGTTGGGGGGACTTTTGGCTTCCTTTGACGTGTACGCTATCTCAGACCACTTGATATTTTACCACATTTCGGCCAACAATGTGGACTTCTTGAGGTTGATAGAGGACAGGTTGGGGATAATTACCTTGATTTTCGTGCTTTTCGCTGCGGCCAACGACGGAATACTCGCTACTCTCTCCTTTATGTTAGCTACTTCGAGGACCGCCTACTCTATGGCGGTGAAGGGATTTTTGCCCGAAAGTTTGGCTAAGTTTGAGCCTTCAAGGGGACCCTTAAACGCGGTTCTGTTGACTGCTCTGCTCTACGGCATCTCGGTGTTCCTAGGCCTTGACTTGGCCTCCGGAAACGCCTTCCTGGCGTTTGAGGCAATAGGCGAAATCGCAGTCCTTTCCAACTTGTTTGTGCACCTTGCTTCGGACTTCTCCCTCTTGAAAATATCCACGAAGAGGTTCAGGAAGAGGCTTCCGGAGATCTCGCTGAGTGTGGGAGCGGCTGCCTTCACTATTTATAATCTAGTTTACTCAATAAGCGGCTCCACCCCTAGTTTGGTGTACGCCTTCATGACGTTCATAATTATGGGCTTCTTGGCGGCAGAGGTAATTTACATGAGCAAGGAAGAGCAGGAGGAAAGCTGA
- a CDS encoding glycopeptidase: MKRLALIYLLFLSLGVFLFVTPANSISTTPVPQHPFIPTNVTVSSAVPFKQDPAFYSFEAYHLQPPNVTPVKVVIAKDLIFNDTGLKPYYLHVYVPPGSYSMEILNVTIKEFNGTQYDRQVYVFADGVPVFWGSTQEINNSTAEADVTMFENLLRGNVTFEAVIQNYYDAKVGITGLYELNMTLYLYPGPQPKGLPNAFIPLFVNATVPYNYSYVVLSPLEDSYTSTVTIPNGTYKVQALIYEEGGGLDEFWYTNEPATRSILVYYDSHLAGVVNPYETIYTGGIDLFYWKPLTSIDTLSFHNPYVIDLTPMLAYGEQANITVSVTNLVTALQLTGTPDYFWDIAGVLMLWVNSSNPLVDSTVITEYQRFLDSTPIFNQGFVGFYYQEGGSYLLNYTSMLYFKHGYELASTVQEGRFYAYQTFNSIYELANLSETFTEYAKDSGMYNYTLAISGSYPISMYVDFFATPITSPSVIPYNLSFEQLGKIRLGLNYHCAYSFNGYSISSNTVENLKAKGGFGGILEVINRYGGAVVVKLTFNNAVTAKNLNFTYLVNGKGFDELFSAEGIQNSTVNLNGYYKYVSEEFSSAGDPSPTQLVTLTYAVYQEVSPFFFREMRVLYVFVKV; encoded by the coding sequence ATGAAGAGGTTGGCCCTAATCTACTTGTTGTTCCTCTCCCTGGGGGTCTTTTTATTTGTGACCCCAGCTAACTCAATCTCCACTACCCCAGTACCTCAACATCCCTTCATACCAACTAACGTTACTGTCAGCTCTGCAGTGCCCTTCAAACAAGACCCAGCCTTCTACTCATTCGAGGCGTACCACCTACAGCCCCCAAACGTGACCCCAGTGAAGGTGGTAATAGCTAAGGACTTGATCTTCAACGACACTGGGCTCAAGCCCTACTACCTCCACGTGTACGTACCTCCTGGGAGCTACTCCATGGAAATACTCAACGTCACTATTAAGGAGTTCAACGGGACGCAGTACGATAGACAAGTTTACGTATTTGCAGACGGCGTCCCAGTTTTCTGGGGCTCCACACAGGAGATAAACAACTCCACCGCTGAGGCAGACGTTACCATGTTCGAGAACCTGCTAAGGGGAAACGTCACCTTCGAAGCGGTCATACAGAACTACTACGACGCGAAGGTCGGCATAACTGGCCTTTACGAACTTAACATGACCCTCTACTTGTACCCCGGGCCACAGCCAAAGGGATTGCCAAACGCCTTCATACCGCTCTTCGTGAACGCCACTGTACCTTACAACTACTCCTACGTGGTTTTAAGCCCCTTGGAGGACTCCTACACTTCCACCGTAACCATCCCTAATGGTACATACAAGGTACAAGCGTTGATCTACGAGGAGGGAGGGGGACTTGACGAGTTCTGGTACACGAACGAACCTGCAACGAGGAGCATACTGGTCTACTATGACTCCCACTTGGCGGGCGTCGTCAACCCTTACGAGACCATATACACTGGAGGGATTGATCTATTCTACTGGAAACCGTTAACCTCCATAGACACGCTGTCCTTCCACAACCCCTATGTCATAGACTTAACGCCTATGTTGGCGTACGGCGAGCAAGCTAACATAACCGTGAGCGTCACCAACCTCGTGACAGCCCTCCAGCTCACCGGGACTCCGGATTACTTCTGGGACATAGCTGGAGTCCTAATGCTGTGGGTCAACAGCTCCAACCCCTTGGTGGACTCCACTGTGATCACGGAGTACCAGAGGTTCCTAGACAGCACTCCCATATTTAACCAAGGTTTCGTGGGATTCTACTACCAGGAGGGAGGGAGCTACCTGTTGAACTACACCTCAATGCTTTACTTCAAGCACGGCTACGAACTCGCCTCCACAGTACAAGAAGGGAGGTTCTACGCTTATCAGACGTTCAACAGCATATACGAGCTAGCCAACTTGTCGGAGACCTTCACGGAGTACGCAAAGGACTCTGGTATGTACAACTACACTCTCGCAATCTCGGGCAGTTACCCCATCTCCATGTACGTTGACTTCTTCGCGACGCCAATAACAAGTCCCAGCGTCATACCCTATAACTTGAGCTTCGAGCAACTGGGGAAGATACGCCTAGGGCTAAACTACCACTGCGCCTACTCCTTCAACGGCTACAGCATTAGCTCCAACACGGTGGAGAACTTGAAAGCAAAGGGAGGGTTCGGAGGGATACTGGAGGTAATAAACAGGTATGGAGGCGCGGTCGTCGTGAAGTTGACGTTCAACAACGCGGTCACGGCTAAGAACTTAAACTTCACATACTTAGTAAACGGAAAGGGCTTCGACGAGCTCTTCTCTGCAGAGGGAATACAGAACAGCACTGTCAACTTAAACGGTTACTACAAGTACGTGAGCGAGGAGTTCTCAAGCGCAGGTGACCCTAGCCCAACCCAGTTAGTAACCTTGACGTATGCGGTTTACCAGGAGGTGTCACCGTTCTTCTTCAGAGAAATGAGAGTCCTCTACGTCTTCGTCAAGGTATAA
- a CDS encoding protease pro-enzyme activation domain-containing protein, whose product MVLSKNIILMLIFLLLGILFPSFVGIGLGSQVQYVGPQLLGNEIGPLSPSAQVCIEVFVPPKNMNELYFVAQEVVNHQIKPLSNSQLVSMFGQQQQVDEIAQGFEQEGFQVVYESPFSVFVQAPAGTVESLFSTQFYLFNNSGEVYYKPVVTPKVPEFLKGVVIGGLTNFTLIRPQHFVVGKVEHGALIPTSLQGLPTFQFSALYYTPKDFEGAYNVTGNKPGYNVTVAVVDAFGDPEIYQDLKAFDKMFGLPPINLTVIPVGPYHPIYGIFNGWATETALDVEMVHAMAPYAKVDLVVASNNGPALFEAIDLIVSEDLAQVVSMSWGAPENLYSASGFYAVVDGVQFPNYPYLDYYFMLGAAEGISFFAASGDEGAYGGTLTTYGGVLFPSSSPFVTAVGGTSLYVNVTSGYLSSYNSTATYGYETAWSVDPWHAGIGTSTVSSTGGYSTFFPAPWYQMPVTHSKFRTTPDVAADANPYTGGVIIVDGQEEVIGGTSMATPLWAGAIADVDSYLGKPLGLVNPLLYAIYENKTLYSEAFHPVTFGYNGKYSANDSYNLVTGLGSPNVGGLERAISYLLSHATHLDVSVGTFESGVPYPWYMYGSTFTVVAYISTQGGRTVTNGSFNAYIYTLDGFLAKVPLIFNGTYWVGNFTISPGDPPNVWSVVVNGTAYNESGVGVADVDVGESVNILTPVGSFLPIDEPITVEACIYYPNGTPVTSQTFTAYFIQNGVSYANVTLLPTTTPGLYKGVTAFLPPTPQGTYILVINNTYGSTYTFDYVGGIIEGLVFTPINDGLPSADPGQNVTIFGLAVGSSGLGIFTSNMTAYIYNPDGRLVASVPMVPAPEVPQFGIINAFFFHEANFSIPSNFTPGFYTVVIEANVPTSVGTEVANFTTSFYVGSSTLTPEVRGVTTAYEGQNLVVTANITYPNGTEVKYGEFSLTLFPSQFSFASLVVEFDTYVPMQYNSALNEWVGVFTVPSVLNDYTGYSDFYEGANPYELSGPWNLVITGVSATGHNVYYSTFLNVMPYTYLGNLVVETKNITAVPLLTFNGTTYVLDNVYVNSLKVSGVGEIVLEDSIVGELDAYNSTVVVEGSKVTQVNAMSSNVTFIQDTLGGKMIALSLTSSTAKLISSVIEDSSYAFNVSNSVVMLEGVSEVNVINESTLPEPTVTYVSPVNVTTGTSTVTVNVTGEQLKVTSVELDGSPVSYSVSTTSSGVSISIPFNASKLPDGLYTIEVTVSDGLSYTLYANIYNSYHEVVSSSQISSLHSSLNSVGTDSYVGIGIASVGLIIGIVALFLSLRKRGGE is encoded by the coding sequence ATGGTCTTATCCAAAAATATTATACTGATGTTGATTTTTCTCCTGTTAGGGATTTTGTTCCCGAGTTTTGTAGGGATAGGTCTTGGCTCTCAAGTACAGTACGTGGGACCTCAGCTACTGGGCAACGAGATCGGTCCGCTCAGCCCTAGTGCTCAAGTCTGCATCGAGGTTTTTGTGCCCCCTAAGAACATGAACGAGCTCTACTTTGTAGCTCAAGAAGTTGTAAACCACCAGATAAAACCTCTGTCAAACTCGCAGTTGGTCTCAATGTTTGGGCAACAGCAGCAGGTAGACGAGATTGCCCAAGGCTTTGAACAAGAAGGGTTCCAAGTGGTGTACGAGAGCCCCTTCTCTGTCTTCGTGCAGGCGCCTGCAGGCACTGTGGAGAGCCTATTCTCAACCCAGTTCTACTTGTTCAACAACAGCGGGGAAGTGTACTACAAGCCCGTGGTAACCCCTAAGGTACCAGAGTTCCTTAAGGGCGTCGTAATCGGGGGGTTGACTAACTTCACCTTAATTAGGCCTCAGCACTTTGTTGTGGGCAAGGTAGAACACGGAGCCCTAATCCCGACTTCCCTACAAGGGTTGCCCACTTTCCAGTTCTCCGCCTTATACTACACCCCAAAGGACTTCGAGGGCGCCTATAACGTCACAGGAAATAAGCCAGGATATAACGTCACTGTGGCAGTAGTCGACGCCTTTGGGGATCCGGAGATCTACCAAGACTTGAAGGCCTTTGACAAGATGTTTGGCCTACCTCCAATTAACTTGACCGTGATCCCAGTGGGCCCATACCATCCAATATACGGCATCTTCAATGGCTGGGCCACCGAGACCGCGTTGGACGTGGAGATGGTTCACGCAATGGCACCGTACGCCAAAGTCGACTTAGTCGTGGCCTCAAACAACGGGCCGGCATTGTTTGAGGCAATAGACCTCATAGTTAGCGAGGACTTGGCGCAAGTGGTGAGCATGAGCTGGGGGGCCCCGGAGAACTTGTACTCCGCCTCAGGCTTCTACGCAGTAGTAGATGGGGTTCAGTTTCCCAATTACCCCTACCTTGACTACTACTTCATGCTGGGCGCAGCGGAGGGAATATCCTTCTTCGCGGCATCAGGGGACGAGGGAGCTTATGGGGGTACCTTGACGACGTACGGTGGAGTGTTATTCCCGTCCTCTTCTCCGTTTGTGACCGCTGTGGGAGGTACCTCACTTTACGTTAACGTCACCTCCGGCTACTTGTCGTCCTATAACTCTACTGCCACCTACGGTTACGAAACTGCGTGGAGCGTCGACCCGTGGCACGCTGGTATAGGGACAAGTACTGTAAGCTCCACCGGAGGCTATAGCACCTTCTTCCCAGCGCCGTGGTACCAAATGCCCGTTACCCACTCCAAGTTTAGGACTACCCCTGACGTTGCTGCGGACGCCAACCCGTACACCGGTGGTGTGATAATAGTGGATGGCCAAGAGGAAGTTATAGGAGGGACTAGCATGGCCACTCCCTTGTGGGCTGGGGCAATAGCTGACGTGGACTCCTACCTTGGGAAGCCCCTCGGTCTAGTGAACCCCCTGCTTTACGCGATTTACGAGAACAAGACCTTGTATAGCGAGGCCTTCCACCCAGTTACGTTTGGTTACAACGGCAAGTACAGCGCCAACGACTCCTATAACCTAGTAACTGGACTAGGTAGCCCCAACGTGGGAGGCCTCGAGAGGGCAATATCCTACCTGCTAAGTCACGCTACTCACTTGGACGTGTCAGTGGGCACTTTCGAGTCCGGAGTTCCCTACCCCTGGTACATGTACGGCTCCACCTTTACCGTGGTCGCCTATATCTCTACGCAGGGAGGAAGGACGGTAACTAATGGCTCCTTCAACGCGTACATCTACACGTTGGACGGCTTCCTGGCGAAAGTCCCCTTGATCTTTAACGGCACGTACTGGGTCGGGAACTTCACGATATCTCCCGGAGACCCTCCCAACGTCTGGAGCGTAGTTGTCAATGGAACTGCCTACAACGAGTCTGGTGTTGGAGTGGCTGACGTGGACGTGGGCGAGTCAGTAAACATCCTGACGCCAGTTGGCAGTTTCCTGCCCATCGACGAACCAATAACAGTGGAGGCGTGCATCTATTATCCCAACGGCACGCCCGTGACCTCTCAGACCTTCACTGCGTATTTCATCCAGAACGGCGTGAGCTACGCTAACGTCACCCTCCTCCCGACCACCACGCCTGGGCTCTATAAGGGCGTTACAGCGTTCCTACCCCCGACCCCACAGGGGACTTACATATTGGTAATTAACAACACCTACGGCAGTACGTACACTTTCGACTACGTGGGAGGGATCATAGAAGGCCTAGTCTTTACGCCCATAAACGACGGGCTACCCTCAGCTGATCCAGGGCAGAACGTGACAATATTTGGGCTTGCGGTAGGTTCTAGCGGTCTTGGGATATTCACCTCTAACATGACTGCCTACATCTACAACCCAGACGGTAGGCTGGTCGCCTCAGTGCCGATGGTCCCAGCACCGGAAGTACCCCAGTTCGGCATCATAAACGCATTCTTCTTCCACGAGGCCAACTTTAGTATTCCAAGTAACTTCACTCCCGGGTTCTACACCGTGGTCATTGAGGCCAACGTACCCACGTCAGTGGGTACAGAAGTTGCAAACTTCACAACCTCTTTCTACGTGGGTAGCTCCACGCTTACTCCAGAGGTGAGGGGAGTGACTACAGCATACGAGGGCCAGAACTTGGTGGTCACAGCTAACATAACTTACCCCAACGGCACCGAAGTAAAGTACGGCGAGTTCTCGTTGACCTTGTTCCCATCTCAGTTCTCCTTCGCTTCGCTTGTAGTAGAGTTCGACACCTACGTGCCCATGCAGTATAACTCAGCACTTAACGAGTGGGTGGGAGTGTTTACAGTGCCCTCCGTGCTTAACGACTACACTGGCTACTCAGACTTCTACGAGGGGGCAAACCCGTACGAGCTGTCTGGCCCCTGGAACCTCGTAATAACTGGGGTCTCTGCAACAGGGCATAACGTATACTACTCCACCTTCCTGAACGTCATGCCCTACACGTACCTAGGAAACCTAGTTGTTGAGACTAAGAACATTACCGCGGTACCGCTCTTGACCTTCAATGGCACCACCTACGTCTTGGACAACGTCTACGTAAACTCGCTAAAGGTAAGCGGAGTGGGCGAGATAGTACTTGAGGACTCCATAGTCGGCGAGCTCGACGCGTACAACTCGACCGTAGTTGTAGAGGGCTCTAAGGTAACCCAAGTTAATGCCATGAGCTCTAACGTGACCTTTATCCAAGACACGCTCGGCGGGAAGATGATAGCCTTAAGCCTAACCTCCTCTACCGCTAAGCTGATAAGCTCCGTGATCGAGGACTCCTCTTACGCCTTTAACGTCAGCAACTCCGTTGTGATGCTGGAGGGAGTCAGCGAGGTCAACGTAATAAACGAGTCGACCCTGCCCGAGCCCACAGTAACTTACGTGTCTCCAGTGAACGTGACTACCGGTACTTCGACCGTGACCGTCAACGTCACTGGAGAACAGCTTAAGGTCACTTCAGTGGAGCTCGACGGTAGTCCAGTAAGCTATTCCGTGAGTACTACTAGCAGTGGAGTATCCATATCAATCCCCTTCAACGCCTCCAAGTTGCCCGACGGGCTCTACACAATAGAGGTGACTGTGTCCGACGGGCTAAGCTACACCTTGTATGCTAACATCTATAACTCCTACCACGAAGTGGTCTCCAGTAGCCAAATAAGCTCCCTGCACAGCTCCCTTAACTCTGTGGGCACTGATAGTTACGTCGGGATAGGCATAGCCTCAGTTGGCCTAATCATAGGGATAGTTGCGTTGTTTTTGTCCCTGAGGAAGAGGGGAGGTGAGTGA
- a CDS encoding DsrE family protein — protein sequence MAKIFVISTAGKDDINRATMAINFALGARKNANAAVSLMFLGRGVETLLKNAANAEQMRKLVNDMIEAGIEVSYCGISLKNLGLTKDLIFDNVKEVMGGVETARKIDEGYAVVSF from the coding sequence ATGGCCAAGATATTCGTTATTTCCACGGCAGGAAAGGACGACATAAATAGGGCAACTATGGCTATAAACTTCGCCCTTGGAGCTAGGAAGAACGCCAATGCCGCAGTGTCCCTCATGTTCTTAGGAAGGGGTGTGGAGACCCTGCTCAAGAACGCGGCTAACGCAGAGCAGATGAGGAAGTTGGTAAACGACATGATAGAAGCTGGGATCGAGGTAAGCTACTGCGGTATATCCCTCAAAAACCTAGGGTTAACTAAGGACTTGATTTTCGACAACGTAAAGGAGGTAATGGGCGGAGTGGAGACCGCGAGAAAAATAGATGAAGGGTATGCCGTTGTCTCTTTCTAA
- a CDS encoding DUF3834 domain-containing protein: MKVSTPTGPVAYPLIASTMKRRDFEISFDSRDGDVVLDSSASLVLDGLRVHYSLISRMLVFHPKLGRRIGVWKRGSASDVIARVVMATKGLSAEVVYVEQPDEVFNLLRDGVVDSALVTNVVDGEIVEDLLPFYVPGICGAHVRRFEEDFLSVYQEGIDLFREDPEGASVYVADNLPVLRASTFIERLMGRSALRVEKVCDYSQFERVVKEVAQSIKS; the protein is encoded by the coding sequence ATGAAGGTCTCCACCCCAACTGGTCCAGTAGCCTACCCCTTGATTGCCTCGACGATGAAAAGGAGGGACTTCGAGATATCGTTCGACTCAAGGGACGGTGACGTAGTGCTCGACAGCTCGGCGTCCCTTGTGCTCGATGGGCTTAGGGTCCACTATTCCCTCATAAGCAGGATGCTCGTCTTCCACCCCAAGTTGGGCAGGAGAATAGGGGTGTGGAAGAGGGGGTCCGCAAGCGACGTGATTGCTAGGGTCGTTATGGCGACGAAGGGGTTAAGCGCCGAGGTAGTTTACGTAGAGCAACCGGACGAGGTCTTCAACCTCCTGAGAGACGGCGTAGTGGACTCGGCACTGGTCACCAACGTGGTGGACGGGGAGATAGTGGAGGACCTACTCCCCTTCTACGTCCCCGGGATCTGTGGGGCCCACGTAAGGCGCTTTGAGGAGGACTTCCTCTCAGTTTACCAAGAGGGGATAGACCTCTTTAGGGAGGACCCAGAGGGGGCCTCAGTCTACGTGGCGGACAACCTACCGGTGTTGAGGGCCTCCACCTTTATAGAGAGGCTCATGGGCAGGTCTGCATTGAGGGTGGAGAAGGTGTGCGACTACTCCCAGTTCGAGAGGGTGGTTAAGGAGGTCGCACAAAGTATTAAATCTTGA
- a CDS encoding GMP synthase subunit A: MKVALIYYGGQYNHLILKNLRYLGAEAVSVDPNSTLEKMRDYDCVVFSGGPYSVESEISKMGNSPIFVRELSVPMLGICLGHQLIAYVLGGRVGKSQRPEFGLTRVVVNDHDIILQNMPKEFNAWESHNDEVIEPAQGFRVLASSENTKVQATVNEQRGIFTVQFHPEVKHTEHGLEVFKNFLKVCKG, encoded by the coding sequence GTGAAGGTAGCCCTAATATACTACGGTGGCCAGTACAACCACTTGATCCTAAAGAACTTGAGGTACTTGGGAGCGGAGGCCGTCTCTGTTGACCCCAACTCCACCTTGGAGAAGATGAGGGACTACGACTGCGTGGTCTTCAGCGGTGGTCCCTACTCTGTTGAGTCAGAGATATCCAAGATGGGAAACTCCCCCATCTTTGTGAGGGAGCTGTCAGTGCCAATGTTGGGGATCTGCCTAGGCCACCAGCTCATCGCCTACGTCTTGGGAGGTAGGGTGGGGAAATCGCAGAGGCCCGAGTTCGGCCTCACCAGGGTAGTGGTAAACGACCACGATATCATACTTCAGAACATGCCCAAGGAGTTCAACGCGTGGGAAAGCCACAACGACGAGGTCATTGAACCGGCACAGGGCTTCAGGGTGTTGGCGTCAAGCGAAAACACCAAGGTACAAGCTACGGTCAACGAGCAGAGGGGAATCTTTACGGTCCAGTTCCACCCAGAGGTCAAACACACCGAGCACGGCCTCGAGGTCTTCAAGAACTTCCTCAAGGTGTGCAAGGGGTGA
- a CDS encoding AIR synthase family protein produces the protein MTLGKIGRDVFDKVIYPNLGAVRKEVIVPPKNGVDVGVIDLGDGRVLVTKTDPVFIVPQYGFRKASWFAVHILASDLMTSGIPPQYALIDLNLPPSMTDEEFEEMWRGISDALKEIGVMVVGGHTGRYEGVNYPMLGGFTMLGIGEKDKLANPSKVRPGDKVVVTKGPAVEATALLVNTFPEYFKQRLPADVFQEGLGMFWKMSCWKDGLVASRVGVHAMHDATEGGLWNALVEVAEASNLRIRVYKDRIPMYRAVGEVTKMVGIDPFSSISEGTMVIVTDRAEEVKEALVKEGIEAEVVGVVEEGEAEVLVDGKRIERPSYDPFWVAFSELSSRT, from the coding sequence ATGACGCTGGGCAAGATAGGGAGGGACGTGTTCGACAAGGTGATCTACCCCAACCTCGGCGCAGTGAGGAAAGAGGTAATAGTACCGCCAAAGAACGGCGTTGACGTTGGAGTCATCGACTTGGGGGACGGGAGGGTGTTGGTCACCAAGACCGATCCAGTTTTCATAGTCCCCCAGTACGGCTTCAGGAAGGCGTCTTGGTTCGCAGTGCACATCCTCGCAAGCGACTTAATGACGTCCGGCATACCTCCCCAGTACGCCTTGATAGACCTAAACCTACCGCCCAGTATGACGGATGAGGAGTTCGAGGAAATGTGGAGGGGGATCTCAGACGCGTTGAAGGAGATCGGCGTAATGGTAGTAGGGGGGCACACAGGGAGGTACGAGGGGGTCAACTACCCAATGCTCGGAGGGTTCACAATGTTGGGTATAGGGGAGAAGGACAAGCTGGCAAATCCCTCCAAGGTAAGGCCAGGGGACAAGGTAGTAGTCACGAAGGGGCCAGCAGTGGAGGCTACTGCCCTCCTAGTGAACACCTTTCCAGAGTACTTCAAGCAGAGGTTGCCCGCTGACGTGTTCCAGGAGGGGTTGGGCATGTTCTGGAAGATGAGCTGTTGGAAGGACGGGTTAGTGGCGTCAAGGGTCGGGGTGCACGCTATGCACGACGCAACTGAGGGGGGCCTCTGGAACGCGTTGGTAGAGGTGGCCGAGGCCTCGAACTTGAGGATAAGGGTGTACAAGGACAGGATACCCATGTATAGGGCGGTGGGGGAGGTAACCAAGATGGTGGGGATCGACCCATTCTCGTCCATAAGCGAGGGGACCATGGTCATAGTGACCGACAGGGCTGAGGAGGTCAAGGAAGCCCTCGTGAAGGAGGGAATTGAGGCGGAGGTGGTAGGGGTCGTGGAGGAAGGGGAGGCCGAGGTATTGGTCGACGGAAAGAGGATAGAGAGGCCCAGCTACGACCCTTTCTGGGTCGCGTTCAGCGAGCTCTCAAGCAGGACTTAA